One genomic segment of Mytilus trossulus isolate FHL-02 chromosome 4, PNRI_Mtr1.1.1.hap1, whole genome shotgun sequence includes these proteins:
- the LOC134714349 gene encoding uncharacterized protein LOC134714349, translated as MALSKSIWKGQTPINCQLCETEKVIQWKCIQCSLLMCNYCCDKIHPKFRNAKEHKIINIKDLAAHQEELDFTNIKCKAHSGQSSCLFCRACDILVCPTCVSKVHKKHDLIEISEAYKIKMDKLKEGQSEIQKDKKNVVMKKDILDKLIVDKTLKHSKVKQDILTHGKVLHKAVDQHIDKLVTDLDQSKKDILQSIEQDLDTINSSINELDYKNGEMEDFINTTDTTKYFQEMKRIEKSIEAQTPITKEEYQSIPIFNPGVITQSNVGGLLSDQKPTAELDVAIVINETHQTNLSAVGYMCTDPDTTLWIGSVMDNVIQKVNPGENKLNILSNFNMKVHDMAVTQSNNLLISTGQSRLKQISNSTGTLTDSGYNMSSFLATAVHITSDNKVIVAGVNSDYPERRRGVVICMNQKGDHERVYEHDQHKQPLFIFPGRITSTSNGNIHVVDKVSDVRGRVVVLGQGGDIINIYTGDKEINKDRSFFPTGIVTTPRDNVIIPDPCTHTLHILNNAGLLMTSYKTSDINIMLPLSLAFSPRGKLYIGCGRQAGRPTKEAKIYQVTISGC; from the coding sequence ATGGCTTTGTCTAAATCTATCTGGAAAGGACAGACTCCAATCAATTGTCAGCTGTGTGAAACTGAGAAAGTTATTCAATGGAAATGTATCCAATGCAGTCTATTGATGTGCAATTACTGCTGTGATAAAATACATCCAAAGTTCAGAAATGCAAAGGAAcataaaatcatcaatataaagGACCTAGCAGCTCACCAAGAAGAACTGGATTTTACCAACATAAAATGTAAGGCTCATTCTGGACAATCTAGCTGTCTTTTTTGCAGAGCTTGCGACATTCTTGTTTGCCCAACATGTGTGTCCAAAGTTCATAAGAAACATGACTTGATTGAAATTTCAGAAGCTTATAAGATAAAAATGGACAAACTGAAGGAAGGTCAAAGTGAAATacaaaaggataaaaaaaatgttgttatgaaaaaagatattttagatAAACTTATAGTTGATAAAACTTTAAAGCATTCAAAAGTGAAGCAAGATATTCTTACCCATGGGAAAGTTTTACACAAAGCAGTTGACCAGCACATTGACAAGCTTGTAACTGACTTGGATCAGTCTAAGAAGGATATTCTACAATCCATTGAACAGGATCTCGATACCATCAACAGCTCCATAAATGAATTAGACTACAAAAATGGTGAAATGGAAGATTTCATAAATACTACCGACACTACAAAGTACTTTCAAGAAATGAAAAGGATTGAAAAATCCATTGAAGCGCAAACTCCAATTACAAAAGAAGAATACCAATCTATTCCAATATTTAATCCAGGGGTGATCACTCAGTCCAATGTTGGAGGTTTACTAAGTGATCAGAAACCCACTGCTGAATTGGATGTAGCCATAGTAATaaatgaaacacatcaaacaaaccTCTCAGCTGTAGGATATATGTGTACTGATCCTGATACAACATTGTGGATAGGAAGTGTGATGGATAATGTAATACAGAAAGTAAACCCAGgagaaaataaactgaacatACTATCCAACTTTAATATGAAGGTTCATGATATGGCTGTTACTCAATCAAATAATCTACTTATATCTACAGGGCAATCAAGACTGAAACAAATCAGTAATAGTACAGGTACATTAACAGACTCGGGATATAATATGTCATCATTCCTTGCTACAGCAGTCCATATCACCAGTGACAATAAAGTTATAGTAGCAGGTGTTAATAGTGACTACCCTGAACGTAGAAGAGGAGTGGTAATATGCATGAATCAGAAAGGAGACCATGAGAGAGTGTATGAACATGATCAACATAAACAACCTTTATTCATCTTTCCAGGGAGAATAACCAGTACCAGTAATGGAAATATTCATGTGGTGGATAAAGTAAGTGATGTCAGGGGTAGAGTAGTAGTGTTAGGACAGGGTGGTGATATCATCAATATCTATACAGGAGACAAAGAGATCAACAAGGACAGATCATTCTTTCCAACAGGCATAGTGACAACACCTAGAGACAATGTTATAATACCTGATCCATGTACTCATACGCTTCATATCCTGAACAATGCTGGTCTGCTGATGACAAGTTATAAAACAAGTGACATAAACATAATGTTACCACTTTCTCTTGCATTCTCTCCAAGAGGAAAACTCTACATAGGATGTGGCAGACAAGCAGGCAGACCAACCAAGGAGGCCAAGATATATCAAGTGACCATATCAGGATGTTAA